The proteins below are encoded in one region of Scomber japonicus isolate fScoJap1 chromosome 24, fScoJap1.pri, whole genome shotgun sequence:
- the LOC128354272 gene encoding LOW QUALITY PROTEIN: mid1-interacting protein 1-B-like (The sequence of the model RefSeq protein was modified relative to this genomic sequence to represent the inferred CDS: deleted 1 base in 1 codon) encodes MQKNSLYTAMSRFIGAVNNMDQTVMLPSRLRDVPTHGAEDGAEDGAMYGSYVLLKSIRNDMEWGVLQQGGGRPPAGGGRLQQNGGGTEAAEDEDDLEKQFYFHLNGLHAVLSKLTRKADTLTSRYKEEIGCRN; translated from the exons atgcagaaGAACTCTCTGTACACGGCCATGAGCCGCTTCATCGGCGCCGTGAACAACATGGACCAGACGGTGATGCTTCCCAGCCGGCTGCGAGACGTCCCGACGCACGGAGCCGAGGACGGAGCCGAGGACGGAGCCATGTACGGCTCCTACGTGCTGCTCAAGTCTATCCGAAACGACATGGAGTGGGGCGTCCTGCAGCAGGGGGGGGGGCGTCCTCCAGCAGGGGGGGGGCGT CTGCAGCAGAACGGCGGCGGGACGGAGGCGGCGGAGGACGAGGACGACCTGGAGAAACAGTTTTACTTCCACCTGAACGGACTCCACGCCGTTCTGTCCAAGCTGACGCGTAAAGCCGACACGCTGACGAGCCGCTACAAGGAAGAGATCGGCTGCAGGAACTGA